TGCCGCGAGTTGAAAAAAGGATCGACTGCGCGGACGATGTTTGAGAAATCCGCGTTTCCATGGGTGTTTAAGTAACAGTTCACCCATAAAATAACCCGCAGCAATCCGGCCAAATTCAATCAACATAAAGAACAACGCCAATAAAATGAACGAAAAAGGAATGCCAATCACGGTTGCGGCCGACAATCCCATAATGACCACCATTAAGATGATTCCAAAGAATCCAACGCCGATGCTTTTGAATGCATTTTTCCCCAAGGTTTCATTCACTCGATCCCAATACCGAGGCATGAAGAGAAGCGCCAAAACGCCGATTAAAAGAAGTGAAAAATAGCTGGCCATGACCGCGGCAAACGACCCTTGATCCACTAAACGCAAAAGACTTTCTTTAAATTTATCCGAGCCGGCTTGAATTTCATTGTACGTAACTTCTCCCCCCACGGTTCCTCCGAATTCCGTGAGTTTTTGCGGCGCAGAATAGATCAAATTTCCGGAAATCGCTCCGGATTCAAGCAAAACCAATTCTTCGCTTGCGTGGACATCCACATTGCCGTTCACTTTTCCCCCAATCACCAAACGTCCCAGATAGCCGGTCAGACTTTTGTTCAGCGTTCCGTAAAAATTACCCACCCCGGTCAAAAACATGGCATCGCCTTGAATCGTTGAAGTCGCAGCCACATCCACGGTTCCGCTCACCACCACCAAATCGCCATCCACATTGCCA
The genomic region above belongs to Candidatus Gracilibacteria bacterium and contains:
- a CDS encoding polymer-forming cytoskeletal protein — protein: MRPLRSLSLLFSGALLAMLPLMSVSTQAFIFQSGEKVMFNTYVTEDVYLGGETVTIQKDIEGDLWVAGGNVTVNGAVSGDVLIFGGNVLVNGAVKDDVRVAGGTLTLNGNVDGDLVVVSGTVDVAATSTIQGDAMFLTGVGNFYGTLNKSLTGYLGRLVIGGKVNGNVDVHASEELVLLESGAISGNLIYSAPQKLTEFGGTVGGEVTYNEIQAGSDKFKESLLRLVDQGSFAAVMASYFSLLLIGVLALLFMPRYWDRVNETLGKNAFKSIGVGFFGIILMVVIMGLSAATVIGIPFSFILLALFFMLIEFGRIAAGYFMGELLLKHPWKRGFLKHRPRSRSFFQLAAGLLFIKLLMFIPYLGWVLRLALFFAGVGALILTQRETHQRLVKERLV